The Streptomyces sp. HSG2 genome has a segment encoding these proteins:
- a CDS encoding nuclear transport factor 2 family protein: MTQRIDLADTRDRMAVDRLVTDYAVAVDDGDWAGYLALFAPGGRADYRSAGGVEGDAAAVADWLAEALGPFPVRQHLVVNRRVRLGEWARDVGDTAEADADYVSPLVPGGRGVTGPEVVSGGRCSFALLRTAQGWRLTRVVVREKWRRLGGAATPM, from the coding sequence ATGACGCAGCGCATCGATCTCGCCGACACCAGGGACCGCATGGCGGTGGACCGGCTGGTCACCGACTACGCGGTCGCCGTGGACGACGGGGACTGGGCGGGCTACCTGGCCCTGTTCGCGCCGGGCGGTCGCGCCGACTATCGGTCGGCGGGAGGCGTCGAGGGTGACGCGGCGGCGGTGGCCGACTGGTTGGCCGAGGCCTTGGGCCCGTTCCCGGTCCGGCAGCACCTCGTCGTCAACCGTCGTGTGCGCTTGGGCGAGTGGGCACGCGACGTCGGCGACACGGCCGAGGCGGACGCCGACTACGTCAGCCCACTGGTCCCCGGGGGGCGGGGCGTCACGGGGCCGGAGGTCGTCTCCGGTGGCCGCTGCTCCTTCGCGTTGCTGCGGACGGCGCAGGGGTGGCGACTGACCCGCGTGGTGGTACGGGAGAAGTGGCGGCGCCTCGGTGGAGCCGCGACCCCGATGTGA
- a CDS encoding integrase core domain-containing protein produces the protein MVQSMGRVGSALDNAAAESFKSLIKVEYIHRHRFATRTEARLKIATWITGFHNPRRRHSAAGGLPPEEFERSITEARKKSDQRCQAA, from the coding sequence GTGGTGCAGTCCATGGGGCGGGTGGGCTCCGCGCTGGACAACGCCGCCGCGGAGTCGTTCAAGTCGCTGATCAAGGTCGAGTACATCCACCGGCACCGGTTCGCCACCCGCACCGAGGCCCGCCTGAAGATCGCCACCTGGATTACCGGGTTCCACAACCCACGACGCAGGCACAGCGCGGCCGGCGGCCTGCCGCCGGAGGAGTTCGAACGGAGCATCACCGAAGCACGCAAGAAGAGCGACCAGAGGTGCCAGGCCGCATAG